Proteins from a genomic interval of Treponema brennaborense DSM 12168:
- a CDS encoding ABC transporter substrate-binding protein — translation MRKSVKLAIAVAVTASVVFASAFAGGKMENSSAAKSTGADKTIRVFGAFRGEEAARFDEIIKIFNAKTGYNVVYEGSPEFETQILVQAEAGTPPDIAALPQPGMMKNFASRGFIKPLSANVVSKIDENYAKVWKELGTADDGRVYGVFHRVNAKSFVWYPKKAWEAKGYRVPQTWDELLSLQKRMIANGDTPWSIGFESGAATGWVGTDWLEDIMLRTAGPEVYDKWVNHEIPFNDPAVRTALRYMGDIMLDSRNVYGGTTYILTSNFGDSVKPLFDTPPKAYMNRQGNFITGFMPERVQAQLEEEVGVFAFPAINPEWGTPVLGGGDQFVAFNDRPEVQEFLAFLTTWESCAPWAKIGGALFPHKTQNFDDYGNAIERDIAKILVNASVFRFDGSDLMPAEVGAGTFWTGMVDFISGRKAETVLSDIEKSWPEN, via the coding sequence ATGAGAAAGAGCGTAAAATTGGCGATTGCTGTTGCGGTAACGGCGTCGGTGGTTTTTGCGTCTGCGTTTGCAGGCGGAAAAATGGAAAACAGCTCCGCTGCGAAAAGCACCGGCGCGGATAAGACCATCCGCGTGTTCGGCGCCTTCCGCGGCGAAGAGGCGGCGCGATTTGATGAAATCATCAAAATTTTCAACGCAAAAACCGGCTACAACGTGGTGTACGAAGGCAGTCCGGAATTTGAAACGCAGATTTTGGTGCAGGCTGAAGCCGGAACCCCTCCCGACATCGCCGCGCTCCCGCAACCCGGTATGATGAAAAACTTTGCAAGCCGCGGTTTTATTAAACCACTTTCCGCGAATGTTGTCAGCAAAATCGACGAAAATTATGCGAAAGTATGGAAAGAATTGGGAACCGCCGACGACGGACGCGTGTACGGCGTGTTCCACCGGGTGAACGCAAAGAGTTTCGTGTGGTATCCCAAAAAAGCCTGGGAGGCGAAGGGGTATCGCGTTCCGCAGACTTGGGACGAATTGCTTTCGTTGCAGAAACGGATGATTGCGAACGGCGACACTCCCTGGTCGATCGGTTTCGAGTCGGGCGCTGCGACCGGCTGGGTCGGCACCGACTGGCTGGAAGACATCATGCTGCGCACTGCGGGGCCGGAAGTCTACGATAAATGGGTAAATCATGAAATTCCGTTCAACGATCCCGCCGTACGGACCGCGCTGCGGTATATGGGCGACATCATGCTGGACAGCCGCAACGTGTACGGCGGTACGACGTATATTTTGACGTCCAATTTCGGCGATTCGGTAAAGCCGCTGTTCGATACGCCGCCGAAAGCGTATATGAACCGTCAGGGCAATTTTATCACCGGCTTTATGCCGGAACGGGTGCAGGCGCAGCTTGAAGAAGAAGTCGGCGTGTTCGCGTTCCCGGCGATAAATCCCGAATGGGGAACGCCCGTGCTCGGCGGGGGAGATCAGTTCGTCGCGTTCAACGATCGTCCCGAAGTGCAGGAATTTCTTGCGTTTTTGACTACGTGGGAATCGTGCGCTCCGTGGGCCAAAATCGGCGGCGCCCTGTTTCCGCATAAAACGCAGAACTTCGACGATTACGGAAACGCGATCGAACGCGATATCGCCAAAATTCTGGTTAACGCTTCGGTGTTCCGCTTCGACGGTTCGGATCTGATGCCGGCCGAAGTAGGTGCCGGAACGTTTTGGACCGGTATGGTCGATTTTATAAGCGGACGGAAAGCGGAAACCGTTTTGTCCGATATCGAAAAGAGCTGGCCTGAAAACTAG
- a CDS encoding carbohydrate ABC transporter permease: MIVSLHRREPARFFKVAAVLPITVFIAAGGFLFLRAGMLPQVPTTIFAVVWGTSSVLLVFYSLNLLTQLLSVKAYNAVVPFVFIGPAVLIMSWYLLIPTLRTFYLSFMDKSSTGFAGLSNYVYVFTDATMLSALRNTVLWLVCGTFFSVLLGLSAAILADRSAIEKLGKTLVFLPMAISLVGAGVIWKFIYAYRPAADEQIGLLNALVVFFGGEPRNWLGTAPANNAFLIAIFVWLQTGFALVVLSAALKAVPVDMIEAARIDGAGEWSVLTRIVVPSIAGSIVTVATTILLAALKCFDIVFSMTNGLYGTEVLASQQYKQMFKFLHYGRGSAIAVLILIAVSPVIWYNLKEFGKREVF; encoded by the coding sequence ATGATTGTATCTTTACACCGGCGGGAACCCGCCCGGTTTTTCAAAGTTGCAGCCGTTTTGCCGATTACGGTTTTTATTGCGGCCGGAGGTTTTCTGTTTCTGCGCGCCGGGATGCTGCCGCAAGTGCCGACGACGATTTTCGCCGTCGTGTGGGGCACGTCGAGTGTGCTGCTCGTTTTTTATTCGCTGAATTTACTGACGCAGCTGCTGAGCGTGAAGGCGTACAACGCCGTCGTTCCGTTCGTTTTTATCGGTCCCGCAGTGCTGATAATGAGCTGGTATCTGCTGATACCGACGCTGCGGACGTTTTACTTGAGTTTTATGGATAAATCGTCAACCGGTTTCGCCGGATTATCCAATTATGTCTACGTTTTTACCGACGCGACGATGCTGAGCGCGCTGCGGAACACGGTGCTGTGGCTGGTGTGCGGAACGTTTTTCAGCGTGCTGCTCGGACTGTCCGCCGCGATTTTGGCCGATCGGTCGGCAATTGAAAAGCTCGGAAAAACGCTCGTTTTTTTGCCGATGGCAATATCTCTCGTGGGCGCCGGCGTTATCTGGAAATTCATATACGCGTACCGCCCCGCGGCAGACGAACAGATCGGTCTGCTGAACGCGCTGGTCGTCTTTTTTGGCGGCGAACCGCGGAACTGGCTGGGCACGGCGCCGGCGAACAATGCGTTTCTGATCGCGATTTTCGTGTGGCTGCAGACGGGCTTCGCGCTCGTCGTATTATCGGCGGCGCTCAAAGCCGTTCCCGTTGATATGATTGAAGCCGCCCGCATTGACGGTGCCGGTGAATGGAGCGTTTTGACTCGTATCGTCGTTCCGTCAATTGCCGGCAGCATCGTAACCGTGGCTACGACGATACTGCTCGCCGCGCTCAAATGCTTCGACATCGTTTTTTCCATGACGAACGGTTTGTACGGAACGGAAGTTCTCGCCAGTCAGCAGTACAAGCAGATGTTCAAGTTTCTCCATTACGGGCGCGGCTCCGCGATTGCCGTTCTGATTTTGATCGCAGTCAGTCCGGTGATTTGGTACAATCTGAAAGAATTCGGCAAGCGGGAGGTGTTCTGA
- a CDS encoding carbohydrate ABC transporter permease: protein MTVKANRGNLPKKMITAVLLLLCAVWTVPTLGVMVTSFRTKDAAASGGWWQAFKTPREFTLDNYAQVLGGQRYTVADAQGNRITARGATMASAFLSSLTVTLPSVIIPIFIAAAAAYGFAWLDFPGRKVLFAMIIALLVVPLQISLIPVLRDYQKIGLNGTYLGIWLAHTGFGLPLATYMMFNYVSTLPRSILESAFMDGANHFTCFFRLILPLCVPALASFAIFQFIWVWNDLLVALVFLSGAGQSMEVATVRLLNMAGTRGSEWHLLTAGAFVSMLLPLCVFLALQRYFVRGLLSGSVKG, encoded by the coding sequence ATGACGGTAAAAGCGAATCGCGGCAATCTGCCGAAAAAGATGATAACGGCGGTTTTGCTGCTGCTCTGCGCGGTATGGACGGTTCCGACACTCGGCGTTATGGTAACGTCGTTCCGTACGAAGGACGCGGCGGCTTCAGGCGGTTGGTGGCAGGCGTTCAAAACACCGCGTGAGTTTACGCTCGACAATTACGCGCAAGTTCTCGGCGGCCAGCGCTATACCGTCGCCGACGCACAGGGAAACCGAATCACCGCGCGCGGCGCGACGATGGCGAGCGCGTTTCTTTCAAGTCTCACCGTTACGCTGCCGTCCGTAATCATTCCGATTTTCATTGCAGCCGCCGCGGCGTACGGGTTCGCCTGGCTCGATTTTCCCGGACGGAAGGTGCTGTTCGCGATGATTATCGCACTGCTCGTGGTTCCGCTACAGATTTCGCTGATTCCGGTTCTTCGGGATTATCAGAAAATCGGTTTGAACGGAACGTATTTGGGGATTTGGCTGGCTCACACCGGATTCGGACTGCCGCTGGCGACGTACATGATGTTCAATTACGTTTCCACGCTGCCGCGCAGTATTTTGGAATCCGCGTTTATGGACGGAGCGAATCATTTTACGTGTTTTTTCAGACTGATTTTGCCGCTGTGCGTACCGGCGCTCGCCTCGTTCGCCATATTCCAGTTTATCTGGGTCTGGAACGATTTGCTGGTTGCGCTGGTATTTTTGTCCGGTGCGGGTCAGTCCATGGAAGTAGCGACCGTCCGCCTTTTGAATATGGCGGGTACGCGCGGTTCAGAGTGGCATTTGCTGACTGCCGGCGCTTTCGTTTCGATGTTGTTGCCGCTTTGCGTCTTTTTGGCGTTACAGCGGTATTTCGTGCGCGGACTTTTGTCCGGCTCGGTAAAAGGGTAA
- a CDS encoding carbohydrate kinase family protein, with translation MIKRKEFPFDITAVGEILIDFTESGVSAGGNPLYEANAGGAPANVAAAAAKLGSKTAFIGATGTDRFGVLLRRALEACGTDTSGMQSAAHRHTTLAFVSLGEGGERQFSFCRNPGADTAFSLDGPAAALVSGSRFLHVGSLSLTEEPARSSTFTAVTEAKRSGGFVSYDPNWREALWPSLQAGLEAMRSLLPYADVVKVSESELTLLTGAAPDPAGLSRGAAALLEHGARLVCVTLGARGAFYKTAAWEGLIPVPPYPVPVVDTTGAGDAFTGALLHRLAARLRNRCDDGCFLPETAAELEADLAFANAAASLCVTKRGAIPAAPDGAAVSRFLGTGAV, from the coding sequence ATGATAAAACGAAAAGAATTTCCGTTCGATATAACGGCGGTGGGTGAGATTCTGATCGATTTTACGGAATCGGGCGTCAGTGCCGGAGGAAATCCGTTGTATGAAGCGAACGCCGGCGGTGCACCGGCGAACGTAGCCGCTGCGGCGGCAAAATTGGGCAGTAAAACGGCGTTCATCGGAGCGACGGGCACCGACCGGTTCGGCGTTTTGCTGCGCCGGGCGCTTGAAGCGTGCGGAACCGATACGTCCGGTATGCAGTCTGCGGCGCACCGTCATACGACGCTTGCGTTCGTTTCTCTCGGCGAAGGAGGGGAGCGGCAGTTTTCGTTTTGCCGGAATCCCGGTGCGGATACGGCGTTTTCACTCGATGGTCCGGCGGCGGCGCTGGTAAGCGGATCGCGGTTTTTGCACGTGGGATCGCTGTCGCTGACCGAAGAGCCTGCGCGGAGTTCGACTTTTACGGCGGTTACCGAGGCTAAACGGAGCGGCGGTTTCGTTTCGTACGATCCGAACTGGCGGGAAGCGCTTTGGCCGTCTTTGCAGGCGGGACTTGAGGCGATGCGTTCGCTGCTTCCGTATGCGGACGTGGTGAAAGTGTCCGAATCAGAGCTGACGCTGCTGACCGGAGCCGCGCCCGATCCGGCCGGTTTGTCGCGCGGTGCGGCCGCGTTGCTTGAACACGGCGCGCGGCTGGTGTGCGTAACGCTCGGCGCGCGCGGCGCTTTCTATAAAACGGCGGCGTGGGAAGGGCTGATTCCGGTACCGCCGTATCCGGTTCCCGTCGTCGATACGACCGGCGCCGGCGATGCGTTTACGGGCGCGCTGCTGCACCGACTGGCGGCCCGGCTGCGGAACCGGTGCGACGACGGCTGTTTTCTGCCGGAAACGGCGGCGGAATTGGAGGCGGATCTGGCGTTTGCGAACGCCGCCGCGTCGCTTTGCGTAACGAAGCGGGGCGCCATACCGGCTGCACCCGACGGAGCTGCGGTCAGCCGTTTTCTCGGGACGGGCGCGGTATGA
- the pgmB gene encoding beta-phosphoglucomutase, whose amino-acid sequence MTDTMKLVRRGYSAADAARSETLFTVANGTFGLRGDYEERAGCFHKGTYINGFFDSEPIVYGESAFGYAKEHQTLLNVPDPKNVELTVNGHPFSLDSGTVASFSQTLDFRSGLMTRLVDWIAPDGTCVRIRSERLVPFTRSTCAAIRYDVTVTGHAGDSGHADDSGQTGDRQPVTVRIESAVDASVRNLSAEDDPRVGAKFSSAPLLIDRLSAVPAETDGFDVVSFGAHTRNSGLLLAGTVLSRYSVFEAGGAHTADAVDVCDATEVAAEAEFTDSGECSVCGGRGCIARTFSLAAGQSVRLEKFISYDTARRSDSASNKKQSGSRNGEPQDGTQTGEQDAPLAAFAMVHASEAASAGFPALCREQRAYLDDFWRTAAVSIGADSESERAVRFSLFHLLQSAGKDGRTSIAAKGLTAEGYEGHFFWDSEAYVCPVFTYLKPSVAASLLRFRIGTLPAARERAAQMNAAGALFPWRTIDGAETSAYFPAGTAQYHINADIMFALNRLLTAVPGGAGIPERDTAELAAETARMWMSLGSYIPEKGGRFCINEVTGPDEYTACVNNNAYTNLMARENLRISAALCAHAGSGVSEAERESWLRAADSMYVPYDAASGVYPQDDSFMEKAPWDFAGTPPDHYPLLLHYHPLVIYRYRVLKQPDLVLAQFLLPDQFSLAEKIRNFRFYEPYTTGDSSLSHCIQSIMACEIGDGDKAERYFRRTVAMDIADEHGNTRDGIHTACMAGSWMALVYGFAGFRDYGGKWRFAPQLPRSWTSLSFSLLLRGQRLTVEILPDSVTYSLGSPDAAERPPESASSFIPALSFFHRNRAVTLRCGESRSFSLRSELKAVLCDLDGVITDTAELHYQAWQKIANRYGLHFDRAVNEKLRGVSREASLELILAHNRRISVSSGGEEWTPERIKRAAAEKNGVYVSLLENLGPADILPGIAPLFTELRERGIKIILASASANAPEVCRRLGITERFDAIVDPASVKMMKPEPDIFLAAAALAGVWHTDCVGIEDAQAGIDALNAAGIKSVGIGAALRGADLTVCDTSLLEYRRLAELF is encoded by the coding sequence ATGACTGATACGATGAAACTGGTTCGCCGCGGTTATTCGGCGGCGGACGCCGCGCGGTCTGAAACGCTTTTTACCGTTGCGAACGGAACGTTCGGTTTGCGCGGCGATTACGAAGAGCGCGCCGGGTGCTTTCACAAAGGCACGTATATCAACGGTTTTTTTGACAGCGAACCTATCGTATACGGAGAAAGCGCGTTCGGTTATGCAAAAGAACATCAGACGCTGCTGAACGTACCTGACCCCAAAAACGTCGAATTGACGGTCAACGGGCATCCGTTTTCGCTCGATTCGGGGACGGTCGCGTCGTTTTCTCAGACGCTCGATTTCCGATCGGGACTGATGACCCGGCTCGTCGATTGGATTGCGCCGGACGGTACGTGCGTCCGAATACGGTCCGAACGGCTCGTTCCGTTTACGCGCTCCACGTGCGCCGCAATCCGGTACGACGTAACGGTAACCGGACATGCCGGTGATTCCGGTCATGCCGATGATTCCGGTCAGACCGGCGACCGACAGCCGGTGACCGTGCGCATAGAAAGTGCCGTCGATGCGTCCGTTCGGAATCTGAGCGCCGAAGACGATCCTCGCGTCGGGGCGAAATTCTCTTCCGCACCGCTGCTGATCGACCGCCTGAGTGCGGTTCCCGCCGAGACGGACGGTTTCGACGTCGTTTCGTTCGGCGCTCATACGCGGAACAGCGGTTTGCTGCTCGCGGGTACGGTTTTGAGCCGGTATTCGGTGTTTGAAGCGGGGGGCGCACATACTGCGGATGCTGTCGACGTCTGCGATGCTACCGAAGTTGCGGCGGAGGCCGAATTTACGGATTCCGGCGAATGCAGCGTTTGCGGCGGCAGAGGCTGCATTGCGCGGACGTTTTCATTAGCTGCAGGACAGAGCGTCCGCCTTGAAAAATTCATTTCGTACGATACGGCGCGGCGTTCCGATTCGGCTTCAAACAAGAAACAGAGCGGGAGCCGGAACGGAGAGCCGCAGGACGGGACGCAAACCGGGGAACAGGACGCTCCGCTCGCGGCGTTCGCCATGGTTCACGCGTCGGAGGCGGCTTCCGCGGGATTTCCGGCGCTGTGCCGGGAACAACGCGCGTATTTGGACGACTTTTGGCGGACTGCGGCGGTTTCCATCGGCGCGGACTCCGAAAGCGAACGCGCCGTCCGGTTCAGTCTGTTCCATTTGTTGCAGTCGGCGGGCAAAGACGGCCGAACGAGTATCGCCGCCAAGGGGCTGACGGCCGAAGGCTACGAAGGGCATTTTTTTTGGGACAGTGAAGCGTACGTGTGTCCGGTGTTTACGTATCTGAAACCGTCCGTCGCCGCTTCGCTGCTTCGATTCCGCATCGGAACGCTTCCCGCCGCCCGCGAACGTGCCGCGCAAATGAACGCCGCCGGCGCGCTGTTTCCGTGGCGGACGATCGACGGAGCGGAAACGAGCGCGTATTTTCCCGCGGGGACTGCGCAGTATCACATAAACGCCGATATTATGTTCGCGCTCAACCGTCTGCTGACGGCCGTTCCCGGCGGCGCGGGGATTCCGGAGCGGGACACTGCCGAACTTGCGGCGGAGACGGCGCGCATGTGGATGAGCCTCGGCTCGTATATACCGGAAAAAGGCGGCCGTTTTTGCATCAACGAAGTAACCGGTCCCGACGAGTACACCGCCTGCGTCAACAACAACGCGTATACCAATCTGATGGCGCGTGAAAACCTTCGGATCAGCGCCGCTTTGTGCGCGCACGCCGGATCGGGCGTTTCCGAGGCGGAACGGGAATCCTGGCTGCGAGCGGCGGACTCGATGTACGTTCCTTACGATGCCGCTTCCGGCGTGTATCCGCAGGACGATTCGTTTATGGAAAAAGCGCCGTGGGATTTTGCCGGAACACCGCCGGATCACTATCCGCTGCTGCTGCATTATCATCCGCTGGTAATTTACCGGTACCGCGTTCTTAAACAACCCGATTTGGTACTCGCACAGTTTTTGCTGCCGGATCAGTTCAGCCTTGCGGAAAAAATCCGTAACTTCCGTTTTTACGAACCGTATACGACCGGCGACTCGTCCCTTTCTCATTGCATCCAGAGTATCATGGCGTGTGAAATCGGCGACGGCGACAAAGCCGAACGGTATTTCCGCCGCACAGTCGCAATGGATATCGCCGACGAACACGGCAATACCCGCGACGGTATTCACACCGCGTGCATGGCCGGAAGCTGGATGGCGTTGGTGTACGGATTCGCCGGATTCCGCGACTACGGCGGTAAATGGCGGTTCGCTCCGCAGCTGCCGCGTTCCTGGACGTCGCTGTCGTTTTCACTCCTGCTGCGCGGACAGCGGTTAACCGTCGAAATCCTGCCCGATTCGGTTACGTATTCGCTCGGTTCGCCGGATGCGGCTGAACGGCCGCCCGAATCCGCGTCTTCTTTCATACCGGCGCTTTCGTTTTTTCACCGGAACCGCGCCGTTACGCTGCGCTGCGGAGAATCGCGTTCGTTTTCGCTCCGATCGGAATTGAAAGCGGTTTTGTGCGATCTCGACGGCGTTATCACTGACACCGCCGAACTTCATTATCAGGCGTGGCAGAAAATTGCGAATCGGTACGGACTGCACTTCGATCGCGCCGTGAATGAAAAACTGCGCGGCGTTTCGCGTGAAGCGTCTCTTGAACTGATTCTTGCGCACAACCGGCGGATTTCGGTTTCTTCCGGCGGCGAGGAGTGGACTCCGGAGCGAATAAAGCGCGCCGCCGCGGAAAAAAACGGCGTATATGTGTCTTTGCTTGAAAATCTGGGCCCCGCCGACATTCTGCCGGGAATAGCGCCGCTGTTCACCGAACTGCGCGAGCGCGGAATAAAAATCATCCTTGCGTCGGCGAGTGCCAACGCACCGGAAGTATGCCGGCGGCTCGGCATCACGGAACGCTTCGACGCAATTGTGGATCCGGCGAGCGTTAAAATGATGAAACCCGAACCGGATATTTTTTTGGCGGCGGCCGCACTCGCCGGCGTTTGGCACACAGACTGCGTCGGCATTGAAGACGCTCAAGCGGGTATCGACGCGCTGAACGCGGCCGGAATCAAATCAGTGGGAATCGGCGCGGCGTTGCGCGGTGCCGATCTCACCGTATGCGATACGTCGCTGCTTGAGTACCGGCGGCTTGCCGAACTGTTCTGA
- a CDS encoding carbohydrate ABC transporter permease, which yields MADVRTSIGAGQKTAKFITYLVMLFFTVMAIYPLVWLAISSFKTTQEFQLTSKLALPQQWWWRNYPDAWVRGNFGMLFLNSLLYTTVSTVAIVIFSFMAGFAFAKIPNKATKPLHGSFIIGILLTLQCIMVPIFLMVSMVGLYDTRISVLVCYIGVGMPMGIYLATDYIKSIPMSLIESARIDGATYMTIFAKIIIQMAMPVGVTLAILSSTGTWNEFMLINMLASSESIKSLPVGIQKFSGALASDYGKQFAALVIGLVPMLVFYLTFRKQITKGVAAGAVKG from the coding sequence ATGGCGGACGTCCGTACATCAATAGGCGCAGGACAGAAAACTGCAAAATTCATAACGTATCTGGTCATGCTGTTTTTTACCGTAATGGCGATATATCCGCTCGTCTGGCTTGCCATTTCGTCCTTTAAAACGACGCAGGAATTCCAGCTTACCAGCAAGCTCGCACTGCCGCAGCAATGGTGGTGGCGCAACTATCCGGACGCATGGGTTCGGGGTAACTTCGGTATGTTGTTTTTGAACAGCTTGCTCTATACGACCGTATCAACGGTTGCAATCGTCATTTTTTCATTTATGGCGGGATTCGCGTTCGCAAAGATTCCGAATAAAGCGACGAAACCCCTTCACGGCAGCTTTATCATCGGAATTCTGCTCACGCTCCAGTGTATCATGGTACCGATTTTCCTGATGGTCAGCATGGTCGGCCTGTACGATACGCGCATAAGCGTACTGGTTTGCTACATCGGTGTCGGAATGCCGATGGGGATTTATCTTGCGACGGATTATATTAAAAGCATACCGATGTCGCTTATCGAATCTGCCCGCATCGACGGTGCCACGTACATGACGATTTTTGCGAAAATCATCATCCAGATGGCGATGCCGGTAGGCGTAACGCTCGCCATTTTATCCAGTACCGGAACTTGGAACGAATTTATGCTGATCAACATGCTTGCTTCGAGCGAGTCGATCAAATCGCTTCCGGTCGGTATCCAGAAATTTTCGGGTGCGCTCGCTTCCGACTACGGTAAGCAGTTTGCCGCGCTCGTCATCGGCCTGGTTCCGATGCTCGTATTCTATCTGACATTCAGAAAACAAATCACCAAAGGTGTTGCGGCCGGAGCGGTAAAAGGCTAA
- a CDS encoding carbohydrate ABC transporter permease, with protein MKNLSSKKELYFSYWTLVLPALLFYFAVMAFPTVFSVFLSLTDYKGGSLFSKDALKFIGLKNYVKVFNDSLFYLSLKNNLYIVLVSVFGQLPLGFALAYILSRGLVKGTDFFQTMIYLPCVISTVVIGILWQTFFSAHGAFQEIMKLLNPSFEWSMNSQPIIPVLFVMLWMYTGTYLILFLANLQKIDPAIIEASKIDGASEFQTLRYVIFPALSGVFVTSAILAISGSLKSFDLIYVMTGGGPAKQTNVLSLYMFDKAFKGAPDYPMANAISTVMVIISFILIFIVQRVEKTFGGKEE; from the coding sequence GTGAAAAATCTATCATCAAAAAAAGAACTGTATTTTTCGTACTGGACACTGGTTTTGCCCGCATTGCTTTTTTATTTTGCGGTCATGGCCTTTCCGACGGTTTTTTCAGTTTTTTTAAGTTTGACTGATTATAAGGGAGGTTCTCTCTTTTCAAAAGATGCGCTGAAATTTATCGGTCTCAAAAACTACGTAAAAGTTTTTAACGATTCATTATTTTATCTTTCGCTGAAAAACAACTTGTACATCGTACTCGTTTCGGTATTCGGCCAGCTGCCGCTCGGTTTTGCACTCGCCTACATTTTGAGCCGGGGCTTGGTAAAGGGTACGGACTTCTTTCAGACGATGATTTACCTGCCGTGCGTTATTTCGACCGTCGTTATCGGTATCTTGTGGCAGACGTTCTTTTCCGCACACGGCGCGTTTCAGGAAATCATGAAGCTGCTTAATCCTTCTTTTGAATGGAGCATGAACAGTCAGCCGATCATTCCGGTTTTATTCGTTATGCTCTGGATGTATACAGGAACATATCTGATCCTGTTCCTTGCCAATCTTCAAAAAATAGATCCGGCAATCATTGAAGCGTCAAAAATAGACGGAGCGTCTGAATTCCAGACGCTGCGGTACGTTATATTCCCCGCCCTTTCCGGCGTGTTCGTAACTTCTGCAATTTTGGCTATCTCGGGTTCGCTGAAATCATTCGACTTGATATACGTCATGACCGGCGGCGGCCCTGCAAAACAGACGAACGTTCTGTCTCTATACATGTTCGACAAGGCATTTAAAGGCGCCCCCGATTACCCGATGGCGAACGCGATTTCCACGGTAATGGTTATCATTTCGTTCATCCTGATTTTCATCGTGCAGCGGGTAGAAAAAACATTCGGCGGCAAGGAGGAATAA
- a CDS encoding ABC transporter substrate-binding protein, whose protein sequence is MSIKKFTAILLAVSVLVCTVSAGGTKDGSANGKIVLKVLDYADSTAPNAFDDNTYVWEAFEKANPDIIIQREVLFNEPFHQKSAAYAASGNMPDVFYMWPGGRSTAIHTQHLAKDLKPLLEKDGLLADYSTAAMDPAGQIANYIAEIPFGITTTHVMYVNTDILKECGLSIPKTYEELKAQVPVLKAKGYETILMANMDDWVMQSCLFSLVAGRFGGPAWADNIVAGKSKFTDEFMQKAVGFVKQMYDDNVLNKSTLATSYGDVVGLFASGKGAYMIDGDWRAGAFITDQSTGQALISPAKQKSSIEMVTFPAIPGEVVAGSNSSTLGVGYGMSAAIPAGSAKEQAAWKLIKWLSGPVVQQRRLDTGASFPSLAKGIVFDEAKMEPLMIKRVQFYQNAGAVTPVFDSKFEGDVNVACNVGLQQLGLGKKSAADVCKDMQKAWEAFKK, encoded by the coding sequence ATGAGTATTAAAAAGTTTACAGCTATATTGCTTGCTGTAAGTGTTCTGGTCTGTACCGTGTCTGCGGGAGGAACCAAAGATGGATCTGCCAACGGTAAGATCGTTCTGAAAGTTCTGGACTATGCGGATTCAACGGCGCCGAACGCGTTCGACGACAACACCTACGTATGGGAAGCGTTTGAAAAAGCGAATCCCGACATCATCATTCAGCGCGAAGTGCTGTTCAACGAACCCTTCCATCAGAAATCGGCGGCATACGCCGCTTCAGGCAACATGCCCGACGTATTCTACATGTGGCCGGGCGGACGCTCCACGGCGATCCACACGCAGCATCTTGCAAAAGATCTGAAACCGCTGCTTGAAAAAGACGGTCTGCTTGCCGATTATTCGACTGCGGCTATGGACCCCGCCGGACAGATCGCGAACTACATCGCGGAAATTCCGTTCGGTATCACCACGACGCACGTTATGTACGTAAACACCGATATTCTCAAGGAATGCGGTCTTTCAATCCCCAAAACGTATGAAGAATTGAAAGCACAGGTTCCCGTTCTGAAAGCGAAAGGATACGAAACCATCCTGATGGCAAACATGGACGACTGGGTCATGCAGTCCTGCCTGTTCTCGCTGGTAGCAGGACGCTTCGGCGGTCCCGCCTGGGCAGACAACATCGTCGCAGGTAAATCGAAGTTCACCGACGAGTTCATGCAGAAAGCAGTCGGATTCGTCAAACAGATGTACGACGACAACGTTCTGAACAAGTCGACGCTGGCTACTTCTTACGGCGACGTAGTCGGTCTGTTCGCATCCGGAAAAGGCGCGTACATGATCGACGGCGACTGGAGAGCAGGTGCGTTCATCACCGATCAGTCGACCGGTCAGGCGCTGATCAGCCCCGCCAAACAGAAAAGTTCCATCGAAATGGTTACGTTCCCCGCAATTCCGGGTGAAGTCGTTGCCGGATCGAACTCTTCGACGCTCGGTGTCGGATACGGTATGAGCGCCGCGATTCCCGCCGGTTCCGCAAAAGAACAGGCGGCCTGGAAACTTATCAAATGGCTTTCCGGTCCCGTCGTGCAGCAGCGCCGTTTGGATACCGGTGCGTCTTTCCCGTCACTGGCGAAAGGCATCGTATTCGACGAAGCCAAAATGGAACCGCTCATGATCAAACGTGTTCAGTTCTACCAGAACGCAGGTGCGGTTACTCCGGTTTTCGATTCCAAATTTGAAGGCGACGTAAACGTGGCGTGTAACGTAGGTCTGCAGCAGCTCGGTTTGGGCAAAAAATCGGCTGCGGACGTTTGCAAAGACATGCAGAAAGCATGGGAAGCATTTAAAAAATAA